Within Micavibrio sp. TMED2, the genomic segment CCAGCTGGCCGCTGTCATCAACCGCGACCAGCCCCATCATGCCGTCGCGTTCGGCCACCATGCGGCCAAAGCTGTTGCGCGCCACATCATCCGGCACATCGGCGCGGTAGAAATGGTTATAGCCGCGCCAGAGCACATGCCACTGGTCATAATCATTGGCAGCGAGCTTGCGGATAGAGGTCATTCTTTTGGCTCCACCAGAATGGCGCGGAAGTCGTTGACATTGGTCAGCGTCGGCCCGGTCATGACGAGGTCGCCTGTCTGCTCAAACAGGCTGTAGCTGTCATTGCCGCGCAGCATGGCATCGGCGTCAATCCCGGCTTCGCTGGCACGGGTCAGGGTCTCAGGGTCGATGATCGCCCCGGCATTGTCCTCGGACCCGTCAATCCCGTCGGTATCGCAGGCAATGGCGGTGATGCCCGCCGCCCCGGCGAGGTCGATGGCCAGTGCCAGGCTGAACTCGGCATTGCGCCCGCCGCGGCCCTTGCCACGCACGGTGACCGTGGTTTCGCCGCCGCTCAGGATCAGCGCGGGTGCAGTGACCGGCTGGCCGTGTTTCTGAACCTGTCGGGCGATGGCGGCATGGACCTTGGCCACCTCGCGTGCCTCGCCCTCGATGGCATCGCTGAGGATAATCGGCGTCAGGCCGTGTTCCTCTGCCGCCTTGGCAGCGGCCTCGAGCGCCATCTGCGGCGTGGCCAGCATGATGGTCTGGGTCTTGTCAAAGATGCTGTCGCCGGGTTTCGGCGTTTCCGGTTCGGCCTGATCGAGCCAGTCGGCCACCGGGCCGGGCAGGTCGATTTCATAATCGCCGAGGATTTGTTTCGCCCGCCCGAAGGTCGAGGGATCGGGTACGGTCGGGCCGGAGGCGATGGTTTCCGGGTCATCGCCCGGCACATCGGAGATCAGGAACGACACCACCCGCGCCGGATGGGCGGCGGCGGCAAGCTGCCCGCCCTTGATCGCCGAGAGGTGTTTGCGCACCGCATTCATCTCGCCGATATTGGCCCCGGAGCGTAACAGGGCGTTGGTCACGGCCTGTTTGTGCTCCAGCGTCAGGCCGGGTGCGGGCAGGGCGAGCAGGGCCGAGCCACCACCGGAGATCAGGCACAGCATAACATCGTCAGCGGTCAGTTCCTCAGCCAGTGCCTTGATCCGTCCGGCGGCATCCATCCCGGCCTGATCCGGCACTGGATGCGCGGCCTCAACGATCTCGATCCGCTCGCAATCAACGGCATGGCCATACCGGGTGACGATCAACCCCTCGATCCGGTCGAACAGGCCCTTGTCCTTCGCCCATGCCTCAACCGCGGCACCCATGGCGGCGGAGGCCTTGCCAGCACCGGTGATCACGATCCGGCCCTTGACCCGGTCGAGGTCGAGGCGGTCGAGCGCCGGGCCGACAATCTTGTCAGGCAGGCATACGGCAAGGGCTGCCTGAAACACTGAGTTCAGGACATCGCGCGGATTTCTGTCGGTCATGGAAGCTAAGGCCGTCTGGTGGCTGTGCCGGTATCAGGCGGGTTGCCTGCTTAAGGCGCGGTTGAGGCGGATCAGTTAAGGCAGGTCAGTTGTAGCAGGTCAGCGGTTCTTGCGGAAATTGTCGAGCGAGACAACCTCGCCGGTCTTCTCTTCACCCTCGACCTTGTCGCCATCATCGCCGTCGGTGTCGTCACCGTCGATTTCGCTGATGCTGCCGGCTTCCGGTGTTTCTCCATCATCATCCTCGTCATCATCCTGATCCAGCCCCTGGAACTGCAGGGCGAAATTCACGGATGGATCGGCAAAGACGGTGATCGAGGCAAACGGGATAACCAGCCGCTCGGGCACATTGTTGAAAGTCAGGGTGACGGTGAAGTACTCATCGGTGATTTCCAGACCATAGAACTGGTACTGGAGCACGATGGTCATTTCGGCGGGGTAGCGTTTGCGCAGGTATTCCGGCACTTCAACGCCGCTGTCGGCGGTGCGGAAGGTGATATAGAAGTGTTGCTCACCGTTGAGGCCCTGCTCGGCCACGGTTTGCAGAACCTTGCTGACAACGCCGCGCAGGGCGTCCTCAACCAGTACGTCATAGCGCATGTCGGTATCCGACATATATTCTACCCATTGTCAGAACTGGCGGCCGTTTAACGGGCCACTCTTGATATTATCAGGTCAGATTAACGATTGCGCGGGCGAAAACAACAACGCTTTGCGTTTTCCCATCGCTTGCTGTCGCTTTTTTCACGTCATCTCCGGTGTCATCTTCAACGTCATTCCAGCGAAAGCTGGAATCTCGATGACAGCAGCGCTTGGATTCCAGCTTTCGCTGGAATGACAGGCGGTTGGTTGAGCGACCGTAAAAGCTGGCGTGAAAGAGAAGTGGAGGCCTTCTGTTGCTAGGCGGCCTCCGGTCCCCACCCTAGACGGCAAAGCCTAGGGAATTAAATTTCAGTATTACGCGCTGCCTTAGGCTGCGAGTGCTACTGGAGCTGCGTTATTATCGTTTGCAACTATAATATAGCCCGATAACGGCGGTACCATACCGGGAACAAACGTTATCTTTACTGCGCGTGTCGATCCTGTTTCGCCCCCATCCCGGACCGCCCGACGATGACGGGTTTTGCAACCCATCGATCCGGCGGATTTCCCGGATCACTCAAGGTCTGTATCAAGCCAAGCCCCAAGTGATCCCGGAAATGGTGGAGGCGCCGGGTACTGCCCCCGGGTCCACAACGCCTATTCCATAACGCGTTTAGCGCCATAGCCGGTAAACCGGCATGGATAGATATAGGTCATTCGGCCCGGTTGTTAAAGGGCAGGGACAATTTCTCGGAATCGGACTTGGAAAATGACATTTATACACAAATGAATCACAACCATGGCGATTCGAATTTTGTTTTAAAAACAAGGGGTTTTGATTCTTATCAAGAGGGCGTGAATGAAATGAATATCTTAGCTGTTGACGGTTGAAAACAGCGGTTTTGTGAACGTACGCGCATCTCTAAGTTGCTCCTCTCTGCACAAAATTGAGGATATAGACCGTGAACCACGAAGTTTCGCTTGAAATGCAAAAAGATTCAGACCGTTCAAATTCTGAAGTCGGTAAAAAGCGAGACCGGATCAGCCCGGAGCAGCGCGCGGAAATCGACGAACAGAAGGCCCAGCGCTACGACACCCGCCGCGCCACCGTCCCGGCGCTTGAGGAAATCCTCTATGAGCCGATCCCGCTGCTCGATCACGGCTTTGTCCGGGTTATCGACTATATGGGCGATGACA encodes:
- a CDS encoding glycerate kinase, which translates into the protein MTDRNPRDVLNSVFQAALAVCLPDKIVGPALDRLDLDRVKGRIVITGAGKASAAMGAAVEAWAKDKGLFDRIEGLIVTRYGHAVDCERIEIVEAAHPVPDQAGMDAAGRIKALAEELTADDVMLCLISGGGSALLALPAPGLTLEHKQAVTNALLRSGANIGEMNAVRKHLSAIKGGQLAAAAHPARVVSFLISDVPGDDPETIASGPTVPDPSTFGRAKQILGDYEIDLPGPVADWLDQAEPETPKPGDSIFDKTQTIMLATPQMALEAAAKAAEEHGLTPIILSDAIEGEAREVAKVHAAIARQVQKHGQPVTAPALILSGGETTVTVRGKGRGGRNAEFSLALAIDLAGAAGITAIACDTDGIDGSEDNAGAIIDPETLTRASEAGIDADAMLRGNDSYSLFEQTGDLVMTGPTLTNVNDFRAILVEPKE